The following proteins are encoded in a genomic region of Glycine soja cultivar W05 chromosome 17, ASM419377v2, whole genome shotgun sequence:
- the LOC114393329 gene encoding uncharacterized protein LOC114393329 has protein sequence MEGRAENTNDTAIPKKSRSLDLKSLYKSKLTENTAKKNLKRIGNSSGGGDEKRKKKKARKKVFLSSLENGDGSSELKLGVSQRLSSSSSTLNRISFSVGDDDVQIPKRKRSFVGRKKSELVQASKVVEQSGLKIGYGDQVPKLGSDDLGSGVESFKIKHTKEFDEFKENRNSDSNSVQHVKEDGDCASHSVVNSGDSSLSKSRRKNRKRKASALDRTKVSKEAEPLVSSCKIPGDLQDEEENLEENAARMLSSRFDPSCTGFSMKGLNGLPFFGSSSQSIVNRGLKSQSGSESASADTAGRILRPRKQYKNKGDSRKRRHFYKILLGDVNAYWVLNRRIKIFWPLDQSWYYGFVDNYDEGSKLYHIKYDDRDVEWVNLHTERFKLLLLRSEVPGNAKGERALTKRRSSDHQKGSKFSKERQRTTEDDRCGESSMDSEPIISWLARSSHRLRSSFQGIKKQKTSGTIPSTMSSFLYDEPVTGKGHLAKISLRGVKNNFSSDSVSQDKLSDDFRDKSSLLSATATKDGKQPIVYFRRRIRKPAPISPHISEENYAITGASGSVAFNHMFCGVEKMKNPSNGRAEVGGPLCFTLKAGVSKIFWDMESASFKFGLNFPMRLVLNDFFQSENLWLLYSVLLLRFGTVMTKWPRVCLEMLFVDNVVGLRFLLFEGCLNMAAAFFFFVLRVFHQPAYRGKYVDLQFPCTSIGFKFSSVHVIKKPLVFEFYNFSEVKNSKWMCLDSKLKRHCLLSKQLHLSECTYDNIQALQNGSCRFSITSVSGSSSVKVRQKRSRPGINIMGISKVSAQADTHQYSDAGKWKLPPFALSFAAAPTFFLHLHLMLLMEQSTNRISFCDQTPIFDQEDPGLVTNGCTNTNGCSHRNSEIILRKDMETLSNGVAGDGGSCADSDHPSTCSDKILIQNYLNIGLNSTGTAISHDSERLSTTQVPEWKCHHHLEQELGSLPSSSLIRQDKADDGSHSSIGDLSIQIPAVDQFEKPGDDGDLCDAEHSPGFSGNINGGGIPSSNPTARRSSWYWNRNSSLSLGFQSHVWSDGKADSLCNDFSNGPKKPRTQVSYSVPSAGYEFSSKQRNHHQKGLPHKRIRKASEKKSSDVARVLEKNVECLSCGANVLITLGNKGWRESGAHVVLELFDHNEWRLSVKLLGITRYSYKAHQFLQPGSTNRYTHAMMWKGGKDWILEFPDRSQWALFKEMHEECYNRNIRAASVKNIPIPGVHLIEENNDNGCEATFVQSCMYYQQVETDVEMALNPSLVLYDMDSEDEQWISNAQNSVKDNNDLSWISEEMFEKTIDMFEKVAYAKKCDHFTPNEVEELMVNVGPLSVVKIIYDHWQERRQKKGMALIRHFQPPLWERYQKQVREWELAMTKNNAHSNGCLDKFTTLEKPAMFAFCLKPRGLESLNKGLKHRSQKKISVSGHANSNLDQDGFHTFRRRQNALPFGDEKFLYQGHNYDSFDDSSLALTSPRVFLPRDAGSLKYYPTSNGAGYRNHIPKFHKSRYDTPGSRHHLLAGPMRQGIEQLDTSVLEELRLRDAVAEARFKRHVAKLKRDRAKRLLYKADVVIHKAMSALMTAEAMKASEGTPLVK, from the exons ATGGAAGGGAGAGCAGAGAACACCAATGACACTGCAATTCCCAAGAAATCAAGATCACTGGATCTTAAAAGTCTATATAAATCAAAATTGACAGAAAACACTGCAAAGAAGAACTTAAAGAGGATTGGAAATAGTAGTGGGGGTGGTGatgagaagaggaagaaaaaaaaggctaGAAAGAAAGTCTTTTTAAGTAgcttagaaaatggtgatggTAGCAGTGAGTTGAAGTTAGGGGTGAGTCAGAGAttgagtagtagtagtagtacgCTAAATAGAATTTCATTTAGTGTTGGTGATGATGATGTTCAGATTCCCAAGAGGAAGAGGAGTTTTGTGGGGAGGAAGAAATCAGAACTTGTTCAAGCATCAAAAGTGGTGGAGCAGTCTGGTCTGAAAATTGGCTATGGTGATCAGGTGCCTAAGTTAGGCAGTGATGATTTGGGCAGTGGGGTTGAGTCTTTCAAGATTAAGCATACGAAAGAATTTGATGAATTTAAGGAAAATAGGAATAGTGATTCAAATTCAGTTCAGCATGTTAAGGAGGATGGGGATTGTGCATCTCATTCTGTTGTAAATAGTGGTGATTCTTCTTTATCAAAGTCACGAAGGAAGAATAGGAAGCGAAAGGCTTCAGCTTTAGATAGAACTAAGGTTTCCAAGGAGGCTGAACCTTTGGTTTCAAGTTGTAAAATACCTGGCGATTTGCAAGATGAAGAGGAAAATCTTGAGGAGAATGCAGCTAGGATGCTATCTTCAAGGTTTGATCCAAGCTGTACTGGATTTTCTATGAAAGGTTTAAATGGTTTGCCCTTTTTTGGATCCTCTAGTCAAAGTATTGTTAACCGTGGTTTAAAGTCTCAGTCAGGTTCAGAATCAGCGTCAGCTGATACTGCTGGCAGAATTTTAAGGCCTAGGAAACAATATAAAAACAAGGGTGATTCCAGGAAGAGGCGccatttttataaaatccttTTAGGTGATGTAAATGCATATTGGGTACTGAACCGAAGAATTAAAATCTTTTGGCCTTTGGACCAGAGTTGGTATTATGGCTTCGTGGATAACTACGATGAAGGAAGCAAGCTTTACCATATCAAATATGATGATCGAGATGTAGAATGGGTTAATCTACATACTGAGAGATTTAAACTCTTGTTACTTCGTAGTGAAGTTCCTGGAAATGCAAAGGGTGAAAGAGCCTTAACAAAACGTAGGAGTTCTGATCACCAAAAGGGAAGCAAATTCAGTAAAGAAAGGCAAAGAACTACAGAGGATGATCGTTGTGGTGAGAGCAGTATGGACTCGGAGCCTATAATTTCATGGTTGGCTCGATCTTCTCATCGGCTTAGATCTTCTTTTCAAGGCATTAAGAAACAGAAAACTTCTGGTACAATTCCAAGCACAATGTCATCATTCTTATATGATGAACCTGTTACAGGAAAGGGCCATTTAGCTAAGATTTCTTTGAGAggtgttaaaaataatttctctaGTGATTCTGTATCACAAGATAAATTAAGTGATGATTTTAGGGACAAGTCCTCATTGCTAAGTGCCACTGCCACTAAAGATGGAAAACAGCCTATTGTCTATTTCAGAAGGCGGATTCGAAAGCCAGCTCCAATATCCCCTCATATCTCTGAAGAAAACTATGCTATTACAGGTGCATCTGGTTCCGTTGCCTTTAACCATATGTTTTGTGGGgttgagaaaatgaaaaatccaAGTAATGGCAGGGCTGAGGTTGGGGGCCCATTGTGCTTCACTTTAAAGGCGGGAGTATCAAAAATTTTTTGGGACATGGAGTCAGCATCATTCAAATTTGGCTTAAACTTTCCAATGCGTTTGGTGTTGAATGACTTTTTTCAATCAGAAAATTTGTGGTTGCTTTACAGTGTTTTGCTGCTTCGGTTCGGTACAGTTATGACCAAGTGGCCTAGAGTTTGTTTGGAGATGCTTTTTGTTGATAATGTGGTTGGGTTGAGGTTTCTATTATTTGAAGGCTGCTTGAACATGGCTgcagcttttttcttttttgtccttaGGGTATTTCATCAACCTGCTTACCGAGGGAAGTATGTTGACTTGCAATTTCCATGTACATCTATTGGATTCAAGTTTTCTAGTGTTCATGTTATTAAGAAGCCGCTTGTGTTTGAGTTCTATAATTTCTCTGAAGTGAAAAATTCAAAGTGGATGTGCTTAGATTCTAAGCTTAAGAGGCATTGCCTGCTCAGTAAGCAGCTCCATCTTTCTGAATGCACATATGATAACATCCAGGCACTTCAAAATGGATCATGTAGGTTCTCCATAACATCTGTCAGTGGGTCCTCCTCAGTCAAG GTCAGGCAGAAGAGGAGTAGGCCAGGGATTAACATCATGGGTATTTCCAAAGTGTCCGCTCAAGCTGATACTCATCAGTATTCTGATGCTGGCAAGTGGAAACTTCCTCCATTTGCTCTTTCTTTTGCTGCAGCCCctacattttttcttcatttgcaTCTCATGTTGCTGATGGAGCAGTCTACAAATCGTATAAGCTTTTGTGATCAAACACCAATATTCGATCAGGAAGACCCTGGTTTGGTGACAAATGGATGTACTAACACCAATGGTTGCTCACACAGGAATTCTGAAATTATTCTGAGGAAAGATATGGAGACTTTGTCAAATGGTGTTGCAGGTGATGGAGGGTCTTGCGCTGACTCAGATCATCCCTCTACCTGCAGTGATAAAATTCTCATTCAAAATTACCTGAACATTGGTCTTAACAGTACTGGTACTGCCATTTCCCATGATTCTGAGAGGCTTAGTACAACTCAGGTACCAGAATGGAAATGCCACCACCATTTGGAGCAAGAGTTAGGCTCTTTACCTTCAAGTTCTTTAATACGTCAAGATAAGGCTGATGATGGTTCTCATTCTTCTATTGGTGATCTCAGCATTCAAATTCCTGCAGTTGATCAATTTGAGAAACCTGGTGATGATGGTGATTTATGTGATGCTGAACACTCTCCTGGTTTCTCTGGGAATATAAATGGAGGTGGTATTCCAAGCTCCAATCCAACTGCTCGCAGAAGTTCTTGGTATTGGAACCGGAATAGTTCCTTGTCATTGGGATTTCAGTCTCATGTGTGGTCTGATGGCAAGGCTGATTCTCTTTGCAATGATTTTAGCAATGGACCGAAAAAACCGCGTACACAAGTGTCATACTCAGTGCCTTCAGCAGGGTATGAATTCAGTTCAAAGCAGAGAAACCATCATCAGAAAGGGCTTCCTCACAAACGAATTCGAAAGGCTAGTGAGAAGAAGTCATCAGATGTTGCTAGGGTCCTTGAAAAGAATGTTGAATGCTTATCTTGTGGTGCAAATGTCTTGATTACTCTTGGTAATAAGGGCTGGAGAGAATCTGGGGCCCATGTTGTACTAGAGCTGTTTGACCACAATGAGTGGAGACTCTCTGTGAAACTTTTAGGAATTACTAGGTATTCATACAAAGCACATCAGTTTCTGCAGCCTGGATCAACAAATCGGTACACACATGCAATGATGTGGAAAGGAGGGAAGGATTGGATCTTGGAATTTCCTGATAGGAGTCAGTGGGCTCTTTTCAAGGAGATGCATGAGGAATGCTACAACCGTAACATCCGTGCTGCTTCAGTTAAAAACATACCTATTCCTGGTGTTCATTTGATAGAAGAAAACAATGATAATGGATGTGAAGCAACTTTTGTTCAGAGCTGTATGTACTACCAACAGGTTGAAACAGATGTTGAGATGGCTCTGAATCCATCCCTTGTTCTGTATGACATGGATAGTGAGGATGAGCAGTGGATTTCAAATGCTCAAAATTCTGTAAAAGACAACAACGACTTGAGTTGGATCTCAGAGGAGATGTTTGAGAAGACAATAGACATGTTTGAAAAGGTTGCATATGCTAAGAAGTGTGATCATTTTACTCCTAATGAGGTAGAGGAACTCATGGTTAATGTTGGGCCTTTGTCAGTtgtcaaaattatttatgaccATTGGCAGGAGAGAAGGCAGAAGAAGGGGATGGCTTTAATACGGCACTTTCAG CCCCCTCTATGGGAAAGATATCAGAAGCAAGTGAGAGAGTGGGAACTAGCCATGACCAAGAACAATGCCCATTCTAATGGATGCCTGGACAAGTTTACAACTTTGGAGAAGCCAGCCATGTTTGCTTTCTGTTTGAAACCTAGGGGTCTGGAATCACTGAACAAGGGATTGAAACATCGATCCCAAAAGAAGATTTCAGTCTCTGGGCATGCAAACAGTAATCTAGATCAGGATGGCTTCCACACTTTCA GAAGAAGACAGAATGCTTTACCTTTTGGCGATGAAAAGTTCCTATACCAAGGCCACAATTACGATTCTTTTGATGATTCATCATTGGCTCTGACCTCACCAAGGGTATTCTTACCTCGTGATGCTGGCAGCTTGAAATACTATCCTACTAGTAATGGAGCGGGATATAGAAATCatatcccaaaatttcacaagtCCAGATATGATACGCCTGGTAGCAGGCATCACCTTCTTGCTGGCCCTATGAGGCAAGGGATTGAACAATTGGATACTTCAGTCCTTGAGGAGTTAAGACTACGTGATGCTGTGGCTGAGGCTCGTTTTAAACGCCATGTGGCAAAGTTGAAGAGAGATAGGGCTAAGAGATTGTTATATAAAGCAGATGTAGTAATTCACAAGGCCATGAGTGCTCTAATGACTGCCGAAGCAATGAAAGCTTCTGAGGGGACTCCCTTGGTGAAATGA